GGGCCCGCTTCTCCGGCTTGTCGATCTCCGGCCCCAGCTCGAAGCCCGCCCGGACCAGCCGGGCGAGGGCCTTCTCGTTGCGGACGTCCGGCTCCACCACGATGCGCAGCGTCGCGGGGTCGCTGAAGGCGAAGCCCGTGAACGCCCGGAGCAGCGCGCCCGTGAAGCCCCGCTGCTGCCCCCCGGTGGCACCGCCGACCAGCAGATGCACCCCGAAGTCGCCGGGCAGGACCTCGTAGCACTCGCCGACCGGGTCGGCCGCCGGGTCGTAGGTCTGGAAGAGGGCCACCGGCTCCCCGTCCCGCAGGGCGAGAAAGGCGTGGTGGGTGGCGAGGGAGTCGACGTACGCGTAGATGTCCCGCACCTGTTCGCGGGTGTGGCCGACCATGCCCCAGTAGCGGGCGCGCTCTTCGGAGACCCAGCCGTGGACCAGGTCGGCGTCGGTGTCCGGGACCAGCCGGACGAGCCGGACGGCGCCGAAGCCGTCGACGGTCCGCTCGTACACGGCCGCGCGGGCGTGCGCGGGGGATTCAGGGGATTCAATGGACACGGTTCTCCTCGGTGAGTCGGTTCCAGTCGGTGATGACGGGGACGAGCCCGCCCGTCAGCCACAGCGGGAGCTGATCGCGCCGGTGCGGGTCGCCGTCCACTCCGGAGGCGCCGAACGGCACCACCCAGAGGCTGTTGTCACGGTCCGCCAGATCCCAGACATAGCGGGCGGCGGGACCGCGCCAGCTGTGGTCCACCACGCCTGGGAGGCTGATGGTGGAGAGCACGCAGTCGTGGTCGCCGGAGAGTCCGGGCCAGCCCCCGTCCGGCTCGGCGGGCAGGGCCTGCCAGGGGGCGAGCCGGTGCCGCTCGCCCCAGGTGGCCCCCGGGCCGTCCCCGGCCGTGACCTCTTCGAGCGCGACCTCTTCGAGCGCGGCCCGGACCGCCGCCGGGCGGTCCAGCTCCGGCAGCGCGGTGGAGGTCAGCAACCCCTCCAGGGCGAAGGCCACCCGGGGGACGAAGGCGAGCCAGGGCCGCAGTTCGTCCGGGTGGGGCGAGTCCGCGACCCGGGCGGCCAGGGGCGCGAGCGCGGGGTCCGCCGCGATCCGCCGCACCACGGCCGAGCGCAGCTCCGCGTAGCGGGCGGCGTCCGCGCTGTCGGCGTCCATCCGGCGGTCCCAGCCGGTGAGCCGGTCCCGCAGCCGGGCCGCCCGCTCGCTCAACCCGTCCAGCGGGGCCAGCAGGGCGAGCAGCGGCCGGGCGGACTCCAGCAGGGTGTCCATGTGGATGGGGGCCATGTCCCCGGCGGTCCAGCCCGTGCGCGCGCCGAGCAGGGAGCGGATGCGGTCGGCCCGGTGCGGCGGCGCGAACTCGACGCCGAGAGGTGTCGCGATGCCCCGCGCGTTGGCCATGACGGCGATCCCGGCCCCGGCCCCGGCCCCGGCCCGGTCGACGGCGCGGCGCGGCATCCGGTCCCAGCCCTGCCAGACATGGGCCGCCTCCCAGGCCGGGACGGGCCGCCGCCGGTTCCCGGGGTGGCGCACCGGGACCCGCCCGGCGACCCGGTGCAGCAGCCCGCCCGAGGTGTCCGCCGCCTGGACCACGTTGACCGGCTCCGCCCAGCGGCCGAACGCCCGGTCGACATCGTCCACGGTCCTGGCCCGCAGCAGCGCGGGCAGGGCGTCGAAGCCGATGTCCCCGGTGACCCGGGAAGGGGTGCGCAGGCTGTAGCTCTCCGGGTCGCCGGGGCCGCCCATGACAAGGGGGCCGCGCTCGGTCTCGATCACCTCGACCGGCACCGGCTCGCCGCCCGCGACCTCGATGGTCCCGGTGTGGACCGCCGCGGGCCGCCAGCCGTCGGGGCCCAGCGCCTCCACCCCGTCCGCCCCGGTGCGCAGCCGCTCCCGGTACAGGTCCTGGTAGTCCGCCATGGCGTTGGTGATCGCCCAGGCCACCGATCCGGTGTGCCCGAAATGGGCGATCCCGGGGACGCCCGGCACCGCCAGGCCCACCACGTCGAACTCGTCGCAGGCCAGATGGATCTGCTGATAGACGCCCAGATCCTCGATGATCCGGTGCGGGTCACCGGCGATCAGGGCGGCGCCGCTCGCGGTGCGCTCGCCGGTCACGAGCCAGCCGTTGCTGCCCGAGCCGCGCGCGTCGGTGGCGAAGAGGTCGATCGACTCCTCGCCGAGCGTCCGTGCCACCTCCTCGCGCCAGAACTTGGCGGGGAAGCCCGCGAACAGGACATGGGCCGAGAGCCAGATGCCCAGCGGGTGCCAGGGCCGCCAGCGGCCGGGGACGAGCCCGCTCGCGGCGAACTGCGGGGCGCGCCGGGCGCCCCGGGCCAGTCCGGCGTTGACCCCGTCCGTGTAACGGGTGACCCACGCCGCCGTGGCGGGCTCCAGGCCCTCGAAGCAGCGCCGGGCCGTGTCGTCGATGCGGGCCCGGCGGGCGAAGCGGTCCCAGCCGACGGCGGAGGTGCCCAGGAAGGCGGCCGACGTGCCCTCGGCGCGGCGCCGGTCGACCTCGATCTGCCAGGCCCGGTCGACGGCGGTGGCGTACCCCTGGGCGAACGCGAGTTCGTCCGCGCCGTCGGCCCGGAGATGCGGGATGCCCCAGTCGTCGCGGTACACCTTCATGCTCACTGCTTCCCGTTCCCTGCTGCTTGGATCGCGCCTTGTTGACTCGTGTCAACAATGTGAAACGCGCCAACGTCGATTTAGGTTAGGCTGGCCTAACTTAATGCACGGGTGTTCGGTCGACAAACCGGGGGCTCCCGGGATGTAACGGGACTCAAGGAAGACGCGGCGGGACTCAAGGGAAGGGAGTGGCGGCGCGATGGGGCATGGCTGGGAGGGCGTGGTACTCAAACTGCTGCGCGGCAAGGACTTCACCTTCACGGTGACCGGGGCCGAGCAGGTCACGGACCGCTTCCGGCGGGTGCGTCTGACCGACGGCGGGATGCTGGCGAGGACCGGGGTCCACCCCACCATGTGGGTCCGGATCTGGTTCGACAACGGGGGCAGGCCCCATCAGCGCGCCTACACCCTCGTCGACCCGGACCCCGTCGCGGGGACCTTCAGCCTGGAGTTCGCCCTGCACGACGGGTGCGCCAGCGACTGGGCCCGCGCCGCGCGGCCCGGCGACACGGTGGAGGCCACCCTCCAGGGCACCGGGTTCACCGCCCCCGCGCCACCGCCCGGACGGCTCCTCGTCGTCGGCGACCCGGCCTCGCTCCCGGCGGTCAACTCCCTGCTGGACGCCTTCCCGGGGGTGCCCGCGACCCTCTGGTTCGAGACCTCGCACCGCTCGGACGAACGGCTGCCGATCCGGCTCGACGACACCGTCCACGACGTGCGCCGCGTCCCGCGCGAGGACGGCGGCCGCCGACTGGTGGACGAGGTCGTCTCCGCCCTCCCCGCCCTGCTGGACGGCTGCGCGGACCCCTATCTCTGGATCGCCTGCGACACGGCGACGACCCGTGCCCTGGCCGGGTACGCCCGCAAGGAGCTGGGGCTCCCCAAGGAGCGTGTCGACGCGCTCGGTTACTGGCGGGCCGCCTGACCGGCCGGTGACACGGGTGCGGGCGGCCCGGCGGGGCAGGTATCGGAGGGTGCCGGGCCCCCGGGACCCGGTGGCCGGGACCCGGCGGCGCGGCCTGCGGTCCCGCCGTCCGTCAAGGGAGCCCCCGATGTCCTCCGCCCCCCGTTTCGTCCTGCGCAGTCTGGTGATCGACTGTGCCGACGCCCACCGTCTCGCCGCGTTCTGGGCCGATCTCCTCGGCTGGACGGTCCGGGCGAGCGAGCCCGACTGGGTCCAGCTCCGTTCGCCCGACGGCTCCCTCGGTCTGTCGTTCCAGACCGAGGCGGAGTACGCGCCGCCGAGCTGGCCCGAACGGCCGGGGCGGCAGCAGAAGATGCTGCATCTGGACATCCAGGTCGACGATCTCGACGCGGCGGTCCGGCACGCGCTCCGGCTCGGCGCGACCGAGCCCGCCGAGCCCTCCGGGTGCACCGGGTCCTCCGGGCCCGGCGGTCCTGAGGGATCCGGCGATCTGCGGGTCCTGCTCGACCCCGCCGGCCACCCCTTCTGTCTGTTTCTTCATGTTGTGTCATGAAATAAGGCTGCACATCCATGTATTGAGACGGTAATGAATCACCCCATGACCATCTGACCTGCGAATGTAATACTCCCTCCATGAGTTCGCATATGACAGATGGGGTGAGTGCGCTCCCCATGGACGCCCTGCGCGTGGTCCGGGCGACGGCGGCGGACAGCGACCGGCTCACCGCCATGGTCCGGGGCGCCCGCGCCTACGAGGGGGAGTACGCCGCCATGGTGGCCGGGTACCTGGTGGAACCCGCGTACATCGAGGCCCACCCCGTCTTCCTCGCCGTGGACGGGCGCGGCACCCTGCTGGGCTTCTACTCCCTGCTGCTCGGCGGCGCCGAGCTGGATCTGATGTTCGTCGCCGACGGGGCCCAGGGGCTCGGCATCGGCCGTCGGCTGATCGTCCATATGCTCGGTGAGGCGCGCGCGGCGGGCCTCACCTCCGTGCGCGTGGTCTCGCACCCGCCGTCCGAGGGCTTCTACCGCAGTGTGGGCGCCGAGCGCGTCGGTGTCTCCCCGGCCCAGCCCCCCAAGGTCACCTGGGAACGGCCCGAGCTGGTCTTCCCCGTCCCCGCACCGGGCTGACCCGCGGAACGCCGGGGTCCGGTCCTGCTGGGCGGACCCCGGCGCCCCGCCGGATCAGACCACCGCTCCCGTGCCGGCGCGGCGCCCGGCCCGTTCCCGTTCCCGCTGTGGCCGGGGCCGGTCCGGATACCGGAGCTGACCCTCGACGACCAGCGGCATCGCCGTGAAGACCGTCGACGCCGTCCCCAGGACCACCCCCGCCAGCAGCGCCACCGAGAAGTCGGCCAGCGAGTCACCGCCCAGGACGGCGAGGGAGACCAGGACGAACAGCGCGCCCATGCCCGTGTTCACCGTACGCGGCAGGGTCTGCGCCACGGCCCGGTCCGCCAGCTCCGGCCAGGTCCCGCGCGGCGCGGACCGGCGCAGCTCCCGCAGCCGGTCCAGGACGACGACGGTGTCGTTGACCGAGTAGCCGACCACCGTCAGCAGCGCCGCCAGGAAGACGCTGTCGACGGGCTTGCCGAGCCAGGCGAAGAGCCCCACCACCAGCAGCACGTCCTGCGCCATCGCGGCGACGGCGGCCACGGCGAAGGTCCACCGGAACCGCGCCGTCAGATAGAGGAGCTGCGCGGCGACCGCGACCCCCAGCGCGATCAGGGCGTGGCGGCGCAGCTCGGAGCCGAGGCTCGGACCGATCGTCTCGTCCCGCTCCACCGTGACCTCGCCCGCGACCGTTCCGAGGGCCGCCCGGATCGTCTCCTGCCCGCGGTTGTCCAGCTCGCCCGTGCGGACCGTGATGCCCCGTTCGCCGGTCTTCTGGACGACGGCCCGGGGGAACCCGGCGTCGGCGACCGCCTGCCGGG
The nucleotide sequence above comes from Streptomyces clavuligerus. Encoded proteins:
- a CDS encoding GNAT family N-acetyltransferase; amino-acid sequence: MSIESPESPAHARAAVYERTVDGFGAVRLVRLVPDTDADLVHGWVSEERARYWGMVGHTREQVRDIYAYVDSLATHHAFLALRDGEPVALFQTYDPAADPVGECYEVLPGDFGVHLLVGGATGGQQRGFTGALLRAFTGFAFSDPATLRIVVEPDVRNEKALARLVRAGFELGPEIDKPEKRARLAFLSREAAAGQG
- a CDS encoding penicillin acylase family protein — encoded protein: MKVYRDDWGIPHLRADGADELAFAQGYATAVDRAWQIEVDRRRAEGTSAAFLGTSAVGWDRFARRARIDDTARRCFEGLEPATAAWVTRYTDGVNAGLARGARRAPQFAASGLVPGRWRPWHPLGIWLSAHVLFAGFPAKFWREEVARTLGEESIDLFATDARGSGSNGWLVTGERTASGAALIAGDPHRIIEDLGVYQQIHLACDEFDVVGLAVPGVPGIAHFGHTGSVAWAITNAMADYQDLYRERLRTGADGVEALGPDGWRPAAVHTGTIEVAGGEPVPVEVIETERGPLVMGGPGDPESYSLRTPSRVTGDIGFDALPALLRARTVDDVDRAFGRWAEPVNVVQAADTSGGLLHRVAGRVPVRHPGNRRRPVPAWEAAHVWQGWDRMPRRAVDRAGAGAGAGIAVMANARGIATPLGVEFAPPHRADRIRSLLGARTGWTAGDMAPIHMDTLLESARPLLALLAPLDGLSERAARLRDRLTGWDRRMDADSADAARYAELRSAVVRRIAADPALAPLAARVADSPHPDELRPWLAFVPRVAFALEGLLTSTALPELDRPAAVRAALEEVALEEVTAGDGPGATWGERHRLAPWQALPAEPDGGWPGLSGDHDCVLSTISLPGVVDHSWRGPAARYVWDLADRDNSLWVVPFGASGVDGDPHRRDQLPLWLTGGLVPVITDWNRLTEENRVH
- a CDS encoding siderophore-interacting protein; its protein translation is MGHGWEGVVLKLLRGKDFTFTVTGAEQVTDRFRRVRLTDGGMLARTGVHPTMWVRIWFDNGGRPHQRAYTLVDPDPVAGTFSLEFALHDGCASDWARAARPGDTVEATLQGTGFTAPAPPPGRLLVVGDPASLPAVNSLLDAFPGVPATLWFETSHRSDERLPIRLDDTVHDVRRVPREDGGRRLVDEVVSALPALLDGCADPYLWIACDTATTRALAGYARKELGLPKERVDALGYWRAA
- a CDS encoding VOC family protein; the protein is MSSAPRFVLRSLVIDCADAHRLAAFWADLLGWTVRASEPDWVQLRSPDGSLGLSFQTEAEYAPPSWPERPGRQQKMLHLDIQVDDLDAAVRHALRLGATEPAEPSGCTGSSGPGGPEGSGDLRVLLDPAGHPFCLFLHVVS
- a CDS encoding GNAT family N-acetyltransferase, yielding MDALRVVRATAADSDRLTAMVRGARAYEGEYAAMVAGYLVEPAYIEAHPVFLAVDGRGTLLGFYSLLLGGAELDLMFVADGAQGLGIGRRLIVHMLGEARAAGLTSVRVVSHPPSEGFYRSVGAERVGVSPAQPPKVTWERPELVFPVPAPG